CATTCGCGAGGACTTCGATCCCACGCTGCTCGGCCAGGACATCCAGTCCACTCTCGACACCCTCTACAAGGGCGCCGGCGCCACCGTGCCGCCGAGCAACGCGATGATGACGGTGTATCACGGCCAGGACAACGCGCGAGTGATCGTCAGCGGCTTCGATCTGTGGAACTTCCAGAAGGCCGAACTGCGCCAGCTGGTGGACACGATTTTCCAGGGACTGTGGGGCATCAGCCCGCGGCCGGCGGCAATCGGCGCGCCGCCGGCGTGGCGGCCGGCCTCTCAGCGTCCTGCGCCGCAGCAGCCGGCGGTCGCGCTCCCAAGGGCGCCGGCAGCGCCGGCGGGCTCGAGCGTCTCGCGCCGTTAGTCGCCGGCGTCGCGGCGCTTCTCGGCCGCGCGCAGCTCGTCGCCCGCCTTCCGCTTGCGCGCGAAGAAGGCGCGCAGCAGGCCGCCGCACTCGTCCTCGAGCACGCCGGCGATCACCGGCAGGCGGTGATTGAGCCGCGGCTCGTGGATCACGTCGAGCACCGAGCCGCAGGCGCCCGCCTTGGGGTCGGCGGCGCCGTACACCAGCCGGCCGAGGCGCGCGAGGATGATGGCGCCCGCGCACATTGCGCACGGCTCGAGCGTGACGTAAAGCGTGCACTCGTTCAGTCGCCAGGTGCCGAGCGCGTTGGAGGCCGCGCCGATCGCGACGATCTCGGCGTGGGCGGTGGCGTCCTGCAGCGCCTCGGTCTGGTTGCGGCCGCGCCCGACGATCAGACCGTCGTGGACGACGACGCAGCCCACCGGCACCTCGTCGGCGTCGGCCGCCGCGATCGCCTCGCGCAGCGCCGCGCGCATGCCGCCTTCGTCGTCGGCGATCAGCACCGCGTCAATGCTTCGTCGAGTCGGCGGGCGCCGGCGCGCCGCCCGCGAAAGAAGAACGCGGCGGGAAGCTGGGCCGCCAGCGCAGGAACAGCGGGTCCAACACCTCGGGCCAGTCGGGAGCGTTGTTCCGCTTCGAATTGGGCGTATTCCCCAACTGCGTGTTCATGATGTTGCTGCCCGAGGTGGGCAACGCCGTCATGTAGGGCCCTTCGAGCGTGTTCTCACCCGACGCGCGCCAGATCACGCGTCCCAGCGAGTCCAGCAGCATTGCGTGCACGTAGACGGTGGTGCTGGGCTTGCCCGATTCGTCGGCCTGGATCGAAACCTGTTCGGCGCGGTCGAGGCGCACCGTGATCAGACCGTTCACGCGCAGCAGCGCGCACAGGCCGGGCGTGGCGGCCGAGTCGATGCGTCCGTTCTCGAGAATGCTGCGCTTGAGCGCCGGGAACAGCGAATCGCCCTGGACGCGGCGCAGCATGTCGCGCGTGGTCGGCCCGGTGATCCAGCGGAAGCCGGCGTCGCGGATCGATTTCATCAGTTCGCCCTCGGCATGCCGCTCGGCGTCGCCGACGCCGTCGTAGCTCACCGCCGGCAGCATGGCGACGCTTTCGAGCCGCAGGGCGCCGAGGTTCGGTCGGGTCCACAGCTCGTCGACCGGATGAGCCTGGCGCGCGGCGCTCGCCGGCGAGACGCACGCGGCGAAGGAGAGCAAGAGCAGGGTGGAGAAACGTTTCATGGCGGGAGTCCTCCGATTCCCGATCAATCGAACAGATGGAATCGCGTCCCGAGCGTGAACACCATCTCGTCCCGGCCCGCGGTCGTGTACTTGATCTCGGCGAACGGCTTGAGCCTGCGGATGCTGGCTTTGGCGCCGACCAGCAGATTGATGCCGCTGTCCCAGGACGATTCGCCGTGATCGGGATTGTGGTCGTAGCTCGTGAATCCGCCTCCAGCATAGAGCGCGACCAGCGGCAGCGCGAGCACCGGCACGTGGCCGTCGATCGTGACCGCCCAATCCTTGCTGTCGTCCACGAACACGTGTTCGACCATCGGCACCACGTCGAAGCTGGCGATTCCAATCGCGGCGCCAACACCGATCGAGCCGGTTCCGGAGGTGGCCCGCCAGCTGGTGAATGCGATCGGCTCGATGACGCTGATGGCGTGCGCGGGCCGCGGGGCGGCGAGCGCGAGTGCGAACAGCAGAGCGCAGCGGAACCAGCGGCGAATCGACATGGCGGGTCTCCTCTCTGGGGACAGGAGTCACTCGCGGCCAGGATCGATCAACGTTGCCAGCCTGGGCAGTCTACAGGAGTCCCGCCGGGCTCGCGGAAGGTGTAGGATCGAAGACTCGCGATGGGCCCGGAGCCGAGGAGCCATGCGAACCAGGAAGTACCTGATCGCCGCCGTCGTCCTCATGCTGCTTTTCGGTCTCTCCTCATGCGGCCAGGACAATCCGGTCCAGCCCCCTCCGAACCGCAGTCCAGTCATTTCTTCGCTCGTTGCCTTTCCGAGAGTGATCGGCCCGGGTGATTCCACAATCTTCATTGCCTCAGCGACCGATCCCGATGGCGATCCACTTGTATACGACTGGGTGACGGATTCCCGTTTGATCATAAAGGGCAATTTGCCGTCACATCACGAATTGTACAATTCCCCCAGCAACCTGCAGATCTTCTATTACGGCGATGTTGGGACCTACGACTCAGCGTGGGTGGAGTGCGACGCACTAGACGGCAAGGGAGGCGTGGCGGTCAAACAGGCCTGGATCCACACGGCCCCGTAACCGACTGGGTTCGACAGACGAGGAGCTGGCCGTGAAT
This region of Candidatus Sulfotelmatobacter sp. genomic DNA includes:
- the tadA gene encoding tRNA adenosine(34) deaminase TadA, whose amino-acid sequence is MLIADDEGGMRAALREAIAAADADEVPVGCVVVHDGLIVGRGRNQTEALQDATAHAEIVAIGAASNALGTWRLNECTLYVTLEPCAMCAGAIILARLGRLVYGAADPKAGACGSVLDVIHEPRLNHRLPVIAGVLEDECGGLLRAFFARKRKAGDELRAAEKRRDAGD